The region CGCAGCCGGAGGCCCCGTGAGCCGCCGCGGCGGAGGGCCGGTGCCGGGATCCCACCGCGCGGCCTCCGCACCCCGACACGGGCCCCCGCCCggctgcccgcgccctgcccgcaccctgcccgcaccctgcccgcgccctgcccgcgccctgcccgcgccctgcccgcgccctgcccgcgccctgcctgctctgccGCCGCCTCCTCtccggccgcagccccgcgggggAGCTCGGGGCCGGCTGCGGCGCtgcgggaggggccgggccccGGCACCGGGGAGAGCCGGGAACCGGAGACAGAGCCGGGAACCGGAGACCCCCCCGCTGCGGGGCTGAGAgcccccagctctgggctggATCCCGGCCCCCCCGCTGCCACGTGCCAAACCAACCCCGCACCCTGTCACGAGCCGGGGGGGGAGCGCggggtgtccccccgccccccaaaaccTCCACGGGCCACCGGGGTCCCCCCGCCGCCGTGTGGCCGCCCCCTGCCCTGcaccggcccccccccgcgccctaAAACCGGCGGCACCCCCGAgcgcaggcggcggcggcagcgccgggggggggggggggggcgctgccggTGCCCCCGTGCTTGGCACAACCCCCCCGGCCGCGGCCACGTGCCGGTGACCCCCGCGGGCGCCCCGGACAAAGGGCCCCTTTGAGCGCGCGGGGCCCTCGGGGACAGGGGACAAAGGTCcggcgccgccaccgccccgtgccaggacccccccccgccagcggccgcagggacccccccagcaccggggTGACGGGGTGACGGGGCCTGGCGCGGGGGGGCCCCTCGGGGGGGATCGAAGCACCGTgtccggggggggacacacgtggGGACGGCCTGaacccccccacccgcccccagGGGCTCGGGGACACCCACCGcagggggggcattgggggggtggcagtgctggggggcagggggggacagggctgtccccagcctggcagtGGCTCTGCCACCTGTGTCCCCTACCCCCTTaggcccccccatgtcccccctgtgtcccccccatgtcccctgcaCCCCCTTGGGCCCCCCCATGTCCTCTGCACCCCCTtgtgcccccccatgtccccccctgtgtcccccccccatgtcccctgcacccccttgggcccccccatgccccccctgtgtcccctgcACCCCCTTGTGCTCCCCATcttgtgtccccccatgtccccatgtcccccccatctcccctgcacccccgtgtccccccatcccatgtccccctgtccccccccaccaGCAGCGGGGTGATgccgtggggtgccccccccgtccccaggcGTGtccgcggcccccccggcccccccagctcTGGCAGCTCCCGGCCGGCGCTCCGCTGCCTGACTCAGCCCTGCCTGCGGCTCCCACCCTGGGCCGGGGCCAGGCAGcagcgggcagctgcctgcaaggaTTTAACCCTctcgggggaagggggggtccccGCCTGCCCCtgccgggggggtccccccaTGTGCCACCCCCCGCTTCGAGGGTCCCTGCCAAGCTTCGGCCTGGCCAGCCCTGCCCGTGGCggggctccctgcctgcccccggcAGCGCAGGCAGGGGGGGCCTGCCCGCTGCGCCCCCCCTCCCGCCCAGCTCAGGCGAGGcgttggggggcggggggggcagaggaGCCCCCTGTACCCCCGCAGGGAcctgccggcggcggggggggcagtgtgggcagcagcgCTGCGGGCAGGGCGCAGCAccagcagggtgcaggcagggtgtggggcaggcagggcgcaggcaggcagtgcagcacaggcagggagctgcacagGGGGCAGGCAAGCAGGttgcaggcagggggcaggcaggatCTGGCGCAGGTAGGGCACAGGCAGGGTACAGGCAGGTAGCAGGCAGGATCTGGTGCAGGCAGGATCTggcgcaggcagggcacaggcagggtgcacgcagggagcaggcaggatctggcgcaggcagggggcaggcaggatctggtgcaggcagggggcaggcaggatCTGGTGCAGGCAGGATCTGgcgcaggcagggggcaggcagggcacaggcaggatccggcgcaggcagggagcaggcaggatcTGGTGCAGGCAGGATCTGacacaggcagggcacaggcaggatcTGGCGCAGGCAGGATCTgatgcaggcagggggcaggcaggatCTGGcacaggcagggggcaggcagggcgcaggcagggcacaggcaggatctggcgcaggcagggcacaggcaggatcTGGCGCAGGCAGGtagcaggcagggcacaggcaggatcTGGTGCAGGCAGGTAGCAGGCAGGATCTGGCGCAGGCAGGATCTggcgcaggcagggtgcaggcagggcgcaggcagcacgggcagggtTAAGGACAGGCAGACAGGCAGCTCCGGAGCGTTCTGGCGGTGCCCAACCACAGCCCCGGCGACGCCCCGGCGGGGGcagaccccccccgaccccccccgaccccccccggctccatccccccgccccggcgccgtgggaacggccccagccccagccccccccgtcCTGACCCCCCCCTCCAAACCCGGGGGGGTTTGTGCCCCAGGGACCAGCACGGCCGCAGCGGGGGGGTCCCACTCGCAGCCCCACGTGGCTGCCGGCCCACCCAGAGCCGGGGGGGGCAGCTCAGGGACCCCCAaaccgcagccccccccccccaacccaggGCAAAGCTCCAATTCTCTTCCATTTCGCTTTTATTGTACCAGTGACCCCCGagtcctcctgcacccccagggctggaggGGGGGTTGAGGAGTTTCTCCTGggtggggacccccccacgcAGGGACCCCCCCTgccacagggacacccccccttctgagccctcctggggcaagatggggacccccccagaccccaaagcCCCTCAAGGGCAGGGTTGGGGGGCCGTGAGTGTCCCCCCCATCGGtgcagcaggaggtgggggggccgggggggggctcagggggggtcCCCGTGCCAGCGGCAGGTGATGAGGTACTGGGGGTAGGCCTGGCTGTCGCTGAAGATGACGAAGATCCCGGGGCGCTGGGGGTCATCCACCACGCTGTCGTAGCGCAGGGGGGGCCCGGCCTTTTCTCGCAGCGGGGgggcccgcagcccccgcccccccgccgcgtaCTCCCCGGCCAGCACTTTGGCCACAAAAACGAACTTGTTGCCGTGGGGGCCACGCGGCGAGTGCCGCTCCTGCACCGCGACGGCCGCCTGCGCCGCGAAGTACACGCCGAGCCCGTAGAGCGTGTCTGGTGAGGGCagggggggggcacaagggtTGAGGgggggccccgcagcccccggggccccgctgagccccccccccgccgccggcgctcACCGTTCTCGCCGCAGAAGCTGCGGTTGAAGCCGTGCAGGCAGATCTGGCGGCTGGAGGCCTCGGTGGCGCCGTGGAAGAGGACGCGCTCCCCCGCGGCGCCGGCGCGCGCCGCCTCCATGCCGCCCTTGCGCAGCTGGTACCGGCGGTAGAGCAGCGGGTGGATCAGCCTCTCCACCTGCGACCGGGGGGGTCACTCACACCCCGGCACCGGCCAGGGCTCTGCCGCCGCGGGGACACCCCGGGCGAggccgccggcgccgccgggACCCACCTTGACGACGCCGATTTGGCCGCGCAGCTGCCCCAGCGTCTCGTAGAAGTGGCGGGTGGTGTCGCGGAATTCCTCCGAGCCCTCGGCCAGCGGCATCAgcctcacctcctcctcctcctcctccagccccggcGCCTCGGGCCCTGCCGGACAGGAGCCCCGGTGAGCGCCGTCGTGGCACGGCAGGGCAGGGTCGGTCCCCGCGGCGCCGGCACGCACCGAGCAGGCAGCGGGCGCTCTCCGCGGGCGGGCAGCTGCGGGACACGGCCACGGCGCGggcgccgccgccctcccgctcCTCCATCCGCACCAAATCCACGGTGAGGGGCCGCCcgtccagcagcagctccaggcgCCGCTCCTGGCGCAGCCAGGCCCCCTCcagcagcgccgcggccccggcggggtaGGGGACGGCGGTGCCGGAGGGGTCCCAGCGCACCCAGCAcgcgcccggcggcggctccggcgccGGCAGACGCCGCAGCAGGAGCTCGAGgtcgcgggcggcggcggccgggtaCCCGGCGAACCCGCGCAGCGTGGCGGTGCCACCGGCCAGGCTGAGCCGCACGGCGTGCCGGCGCTGCAGGACGCTCAGGCACCGGCGGCAGGAGCCCGgcagcgcccgcagccgctcgctTGCCACCTCCTGCGCCCGCAGCCGCTCCTCCAGCGCCCGCTCCAGCTCccgctgcgccgccgccgccgtctccTCGCAGGAGGAGAAGATGGTCACCCGCGCCGCGTCCGCCGCCGGCAGAGCCTCCTCCAGGGAGGCCTCCagcgcggccaggagcccggcatcttcctcctcctcctcctcctcccggcggTAGGAGCGGAGGGAGAGCGCGGTGGCACgctccagctcctcttcctcacgcCGTGTGTTGTCCATGGAGCGCTGGATCGCCAGCAACAtctgcgcctcctcctcctcctcctcggccccCCGCCTGCTCGCTGGCGGCCCCCCTGTGCCCTCCCCAGCCGCCGCGGCGGGGGACTCGGCCTCGGGGTCCTGCTCCACACCCGGGATGTCTCCGGGCTGTACCGTGGGGGCCCCATCGACGCGCAGCGTGGCCAACAGCTCCTTGATCTCCTCTGCGGGCGGGACCGAGGCGTCAACCACGGCACCAGGGCCGGGGGGAACCGGCGCCGGagcggcccccccaccccgtgccgcCCCTCACCGATGTTGGAGCGGAGGCCGTTGCCGTTGTCACCAAGCGGGTCTGGGTGCCGGGAGCGCGGTGCTGCGGGCGGAGGGTCGCGGCGGCAGCTCGGGGGCAGCAGCTCCGCCAGCTCCGGCTGCGGGACAGAGGGACCCCGTGGCAGAGACCGGCACGACGGCCCCGGTGCTGCCGCCCTCCGCGGGGCCGGCGGGTACCTGGGGGTCCGGGGGGCTCCAGGTGACGCCGTCCAGGTCGATGACGCACTGGAAGCGACTCTCCAGCTGCTGCACCAGGCTCTGCCCGTCCTCGTCCCGCAGGAACCGGGCGATGCCGGGGAAGCGCAGGGTCACGGCGTGCGGCCGGGCCGCGCCCAGGAGGCTCCGCAGGAACTCGGCTGCGGCCCCGCACCGGCCCGTCTCCCCGCTCACCTGCGGGACGGGGGGTCAGGCACCGTCCTGCTTGGGAAAACCCTccaggctcctccagcccaaccctgagcctccccctgacccttcccaactcccccagatccctcagcgctggctcagcccgactcttcaacccccccagggatcccggggactcccccctgccctgggcagcccattccaacgcccaacagccccttctgcacagaaatccttcctcagagccagcctgaccctgccctgggcagcttgaggccattccctcggggcctggcgctggggccttggctccagagactcatcccccctctctgccccctcctggcagggagttgcagagggccaggaggtctcccctcagcctcctctgctccagactgaacccccccagtgcccccagccgctccccagcagacctgtgctccagaccctgccccagctccgttgcccttctctggccacgctcgagtcattcaatggcctttttggggtgaggggcccagaactgaaccccctcagccaGGGGCGGCCTCACCCCGAGCAAcacagccctgcccgcagccctgcccgcgcTCACCCGCACGCCGGTGACGTCCCGGCCGTGCAGCACCTGCAGGGTGACCTCGGGGATGCTGCCCACCAGGTCCCCGTAGTGCCGCTGCAGGAACCGCAGCGCTCCCGGCTCCGCCGGCACCAGCGCCTCGTCCTGCACCGACCACGCCGGGGCCGCCTCCGGGTGCTGCCCGTGCCCGGCCGCCTCCTCGTCCTCGTCCTCATCCTCGTCCTCGTCCTCGTCCTCGTCGCCCGTGGGGGCAGCAGCcggcggctcccccggccccgtCGCCACGCCCGGGCTGGCCGGTGCCGGGGCTGGCAGGGCCGCGGTGGCCGTCGGGGGGCTCTCGCTGGCCGTGGGGGCCGCGTCCCCCCCCAGCGCCTCCAGGAAGGGGCAGTGGGGGGCCAGGGCCAGCGCCACGTCCTGCACCCGGTGCGGCCTCTGCAGCACCCGCCGGGCCGCTGCGGGGGgacggcgggcgggcagcgggggcagcgcggcccccccgggcAGCCGCCCCGAGAGTTCGGGGAGGGGGCCCccactttttcttcatttttcccccttttttcccccattatcTCCCCGGTTTCCCccgttttttctcctttttttccccaatttttcgccattttcctcatttttcaatTTCCCCATTTTGCCGTTTCCCCCCcgtttttctccattttcctcatttttccattttttcccctatgtttctccttttcaccccattttttcccatttcccccTAATTTTCCCCGTTTCCCCcccattttctcccttttccccctattttttccccatcttccccccatttctcccctttttcccccatttccctacaattttccccttccccccccattttcccccccattttttccccatcttcccccatttctcccctttttccccccatttcccctcCATTTCGCCCTATTTCCCCCCCTTATCCCCCCCCCcacacttttcccctttttctccccatttttccccattcccccccccgcTCACCTTCCACCTCCTGGAAGGTGACGacagccgccgccccccccggcagcacccgcACCCCCCTcacgctgccgccgccgctgcgccgGTTCTCGAAGTAAAGCTCCAGGAGGTCGGGGCtcagcgccgcccccccccgcaccaCCACGCTGGGGGTCCCCGGCACCGGCAGCAGcaccggcccccccgggcccccccgcttCGCTCGACCCTCCGCCGCCTCCAGCTCTGCGGGACGAGGCCGCcggtgacaccgggggggtttAGGAACAACCGGGGGGGGTTTGCGGACACCCAgcgggggggttggggacactggggagggggtttggggacaatgagggggggggtggggacacccGGGGGGTTTAGGGACAccaggggggtttggggacacccggggagggggggtttggggacacccggaggggtttggggacactgaggggggggtgtggggacacccatgggtttggggacacacagggaggggggttggggacaccggggggtgtgtggggacaccggggggggttggggacaccggggggggttggggacaccccGCCGTACCCACCGGGGGGGGTGATGGGGTCCCGCAGGCGCAGCAGCCCCCACCCGGGCGCGGGGGCTGGGCACAGCTCGAAGGACCCGCGGGGGCGACCCAGCAGCGCCTCCGCCTGCGGCTCCAGCAcctccgggggggtccccggggcgaCCCCCCCCAACAGCAGGTGGGTGGGGTCCCAGGGGGGCGCGGGGCGCACCCCCAGATCGGCCCCCCCCAGTCGGTGGCTGCTGCGGGCCAGGACGTTCTGGGCATCTGGGGGGGGGAACAACATGGGTGTcaccgggggggggctgggggtgcccccgTACCccaccccagtgctcccagttaggACCAGGAACCCCCTCCACCTCattccagtgctcccagttggtactggcctccccctgccctcatcccagtgctcccagttggtACTGGGAACCCCCACACCccgccccagtgctcccagttaaaACCGCCCACCCCTCGCCCTcaccccagcgctcccagttGGGACTGGGAACCCCCACatcccatcccagtgctcccagttgggACTGGGAacccccacatcccaccccagtgctcccagttaaaACCGCCCACCCCTCGCCCTcaccccagcgctcccagttGGGACTGGGAACCTCCACatcccatcccagtgctcccagttgggACTGGGAACCCCTACATCCcgccccagcgctcccagttAAAACCGCCCACCCCTCGCCCTcaccccagcgctcccagttGGGACTGGGAACCCCCACatcccatcccagtgctcccagttgggACTGGGAACCCCTACATCCcgccccagcgctcccagttAAAACCGCCCACCCCTCGCCCTcaccccagcgctcccagttGGGACTGGGAACCCCCACACCCCGCCCCAGCGCCCCCAGTtcgggccgcccccccgcccatCCCGGCGGCCCGCGCTCACCGCGGGGGCTCtcgaaggtgaggaagaggagggggccCAGGCGCCGGCAGCTCCGCACCGGGCCCCCCCCCGAGCGCCGCCGGCTCTCGAAGTAGAGAACCACGAGCTCCTCCTCCGCGCCGGGGGGGACCCCCCGCACCTCCAGCACCCCCCGCTCCGCCATCTGCGCCCTGGGGGGGCGCGCgggtgtgtgcccccccccgcggcaccGGGCTCCCCCCGCGCCTCGGCTCCGCCCCGGCGGGAAAACGAAACCGAaacggccccgggggggcgggacggggggggggtGGGACTCGGGGCGGCCCCGCGTGTGACGGGgaaacggggcggggggggaaccgGGGGGGGAACGGGGGAACGGGGGGCGGCAGGGACAGGCCGCCGCCACGGGGGGGCGCTGTGCCGCGAGGCCACGCCCCTCCCGGAACTGAGCGGGtccgctcggccccgcccctgCCATCAGGCCACGCCCCTCCCGGAACTGAGCGGGTCCGCTCGGCGCCGCCCCTGACAGCAGGCCACGCCCCTCCCGGAACTGagcgggccccgccccgcccctcccttcAGGCCACGCCCCGCTCGCCAGACCACTCCTCAACCGACAGACCACGCCCCTCATCCGGGAAAAGCCCCGCCCCGACGAGGCGGAAGAAagaggccccgcccctccctcaggCTCTGCCCAATAAGGGGCGGAGCGAGGCCGTCAGTCCGGCCCCTTAGCTGAAAGCTCCGCCCCCCGCCGaggccccgcccccagcgccgcggAGCGGACCCAGCGCTgccgcacggcccggcccggtgagcgggggtcgggggggggtcgttcccccggggcggggggttACGGTGtgaccgggcgggggggggggggggtggcagacCCCCCAGCGCCGCCCCCGCGCGCGGTTgcccccccgcagctccccgctccgcgctgccgcattccgctgcggggggggggggcggagaggACGATgccgtccccccccccgggaccccgctGCTGTCAGCacggggggggccctgcccgcaccccaaaacctgccccccCCTACTTCCCTCCATCTTCCCAAACCCCCCCCCGCCGTTGAGGCGGATTAGGCCGTAAATAGGCCGCGCTGGGGGCAAAGCCGCTTATCGGGGCTCCCGGGAAAaaccggcggcgggggggggtcacggggacgggggggcacacacacacgaCACGGTAAGCGCCCGCACCCCCCCGCTGCGTGCAGCTGCGCACCCCGTGACCCCCCGTACCCCCCGCCCCGTGCAGGGGGGCCCCCCCCGGTACCACCCCGGCGTCCCctatggcgggggggggggcgtctcGCTGGTGGCCCCTTACGGGCCGCGGGGTGCCGCAAGGCCgaagcccccccgccccgcgccatCACGGCGCCGGGCCGGGGTCTCCCTCCCGCGCCCGTCCCCGGTGACACCGGCTGCGGCACCGGCagcgccgcctccccccggcaccggcaccggggcgGGACCGCAGCCGGCGCCGCCAttgcggcccccccgggcccccccccggggaaACGGCGGAGGTGCCGGTGCCGGGTGCGGCTGGAGGCCGCTGTgggccggtgcccccccccccgccgcagggcccgggccggggcagccATGGcgggaggggtgagggggggtcgCCATGGCAACGGCCCTGCCGCCGGGCCGCCATCTTGTGAGGGACCGGCGGGGCGGGACCCCCGCTGCGGGGGGGGAACCCCCGTGTTGTGGGGGAGTGACGGGATGGGGACCCCCCCTTTGGGGGCCACAGCGGGGGGACACCCCCACGTTGCGGGGTGATAGCCGGGATGGGGACCCCGCTTTGGGGGAtgcactggggggggggcacccccataTTGCGGGGTAGTGCCCGGGATTGGGAACACCCCCCCGCACTTTGCGGGATCcaccgggggggggcacccccccaCCCTGACATAACACCTGGGGCGGGGACCCCCATCAAcgggggctgcgctggggggggcacccccattTCAGGGGGGTAGCTGGGATGGGGACCCTCTTCTTTGGGGGATGCactgggggggccccccccggacTGCCTGGGTGTGGGGGAGcgggtctgtgggtgctggggggggttctGACTCGTGGGAGTGCTGCCCGCTGCTCTGACCCCCCCTCTTTTTCCTCCCCGCAGCGCAGAGGCGGgaggcagccccggccgggcgggggggcacccacgCCATGTCCCACGAGAAGAGTTTCCTGGTGACGGGCGACGGGGGGTTCCCGGGGCAGCAGCCGACGGCCCCCCCAGCCTACGCGCAGCCCCCGTACCCCCCCGCGCCctaccccccccagccccaattCGCCCCGGCACCCTACAACCCGCCGGGCTTCCCCCAGGGGCCGGGGGCGTACCCCCCCCCGGGACCgtacccccccccggggccgtaCCCTCCCGGGCCgtacccccccccggggccgtaCCCCCAGGGCCCCTACGCGCAGCCGCCCTacgcccagccccagcccatGGTCCCCGGAGACCAAGACTGTGagtaaaatgggggggggggccgggagggggccCCCACTGCGGCGGGTGCTCTTGGTGAGGGGGGGGCCCCGTCTtggtgttggggggggtgtttggctGCTAACGCATCTCAGGGTGCCTGAGCGGGGCTGTGGGGAcccccagggtgggggggtcCTGCCTGGGGAGCCCCCATATGGGAGCTCAACCcccgggcggggggcagcggggaggggggggcacccctggggtaCCTCTGCACAGAGGAGGGTGCTGgttgttggggaggggggggcagcgggtgTGGAATGCCATAGCCCAGCctgggtttggggttgggggggggtgcatggagctctgctgcccctgggggggctccgctcccccccccccaatttcttCTCTTCCCTCGCCGCTGCCAGCGGGAGCCTGGTCCCTCCCCGGGCCGTGGAGACGGGGCCTCGTGGTCATCCGAGTGGGTGAGCAGCCGCCCCGGCGCAGGCAGcgacccccccccgccgcccccccgcatCACCCTTGTGGGGGGGGGCTTCCCCCATTGttctccccgcagcccccctgcACAGCACCTACCACGAGGACGGGCCCCCCTCCTACTATGACAACCAGGACTTCCCCACGGCGCACTGGGACGACAAGAGCGTCCGCCAGGCCTTCATCCGcaaggtggggctgggggggccaccgggggggttgggggggccccacCGTGACCTttcacacacacccacccccccccgcaggTCTTCCTGGTGCTCACCCTGCAGCTGAGCGTCACCTTCGCCTTCGTGGCCGTCTTCACCTTCGTCAAGGGCGTCAAGGGCTTCGTCCAGCGCAACGTCTGGACCTACTACGTGTCCTACGCCGTCTTCTTCATCTCCCTCATCGTCCTCAGCTGCTGCGGCGACTTCCGACGCAAACACCCCTGGAATTTGGTGGCTCTGGTGAgctggggggacacacacacacacacacggaggggctgggggggcccggccggTGTGAAAACTGCTGAAGGACGGTAAACTCGGTTGGCAAAACGCTGAATAACGTCATGGAGCGCGAGATGTGTGGTGAGGAAAGACAGAGTGAGGCACTGGAATAGGAAAACGCGGGATAACGTGCTAAATTGTTGttaggagagagagaaaataacaatTATCGCGGAAACGGCCCCGTTTTCCCCCGTccccagcgagggtttgcagagggAACCCTGCGCCGCGATCGCTGCAGACGCCTTCGGACCCAAACCAGCCGGGCTGGGGAGCTGACAGCTCCGGTTTGGGTGAAATACCTGGGTTTGCCCCCGTTagcccccccgcggcggggcaggggccgaGGGAGTTTCCCTGCGGGTGGAATTGATTTTTGAGCAAGATCGCACGCGGGGTCACGCGGCCGGACGACTCCCCGCCAGACTCCGTGACCCTGCCCACACGCAGAAAGAGAGGAATATCCTCGGGATAAACGCGGGTTGTGATGTTTAAGCTCCATCCTCCGTTGAGGAGCTTGGGTATTTCGCTAATGACTCCGTGCTAAATTAGCGTGGCAAGGAGTTTCCCCCCGCCGGGCTCATTAGCGCTCGGAGGGGCCGACGCCGCGGCGAGGggccgggctggcagcagcggggGGATATTTTCGACCCGTCTGTTCTCTCCCCGGGGCTGGACACAACGACGTGCCACGCAGAAAGTCTCTGGTGTTGCCCGGGGGCTCTCGGCTCTCCGTTAACtgcccggccccagcccggcccctcgctccgtccccgcccggggccgcggctcccCGGGGCTCTCCTGGGGCACacggtgtgtgtgtccccccccctccccgacacaACCTTCCTCACCTTCACCCTCGGGGTCCCAAACCCGCTGGAATGTTCCATCTGACACgatcctgccctgcccggggccgccCCTCGCCTTTCTCACCCCTGGGGCGTCTGACCCCGAACCCCCGAGGGAGCTGTTGGTCGCCGAGgggctgggctcagccctgggggcgcgggggggcgacGAGCAGCCGCGGCACCGGCCTGTCAGTGCTGCTCTGCGCCACCCGGGATTCGGTGCGTCCATCCAACGGCAGCTGTGAATTGTTCCTGCTATTGGTAATATTCTAAACGAGCTTCCGAGAAACTTGTTCCTGGTTGAACTCTAGTGCTGTCCCTCCAACACCCGTATCCTATTACACTTACAAAACAATATTTATTAATCATTCCTGCTATCAGTAATATCCTAAAAGAACAAGTTTTTCAAAGCTTGTTCCTTGTTGAGCTCTGTGCTGTTTCTAGAGCAGCTGTGCTTTATTCATT is a window of Athene noctua chromosome 2, bAthNoc1.hap1.1, whole genome shotgun sequence DNA encoding:
- the PARP10 gene encoding protein mono-ADP-ribosyltransferase PARP10, with product MAERGVLEVRGVPPGAEEELVVLYFESRRRSGGGPVRSCRRLGPLLFLTFESPRDAQNVLARSSHRLGGADLGVRPAPPWDPTHLLLGGVAPGTPPEVLEPQAEALLGRPRGSFELCPAPAPGWGLLRLRDPITPPELEAAEGRAKRGGPGGPVLLPVPGTPSVVVRGGAALSPDLLELYFENRRSGGGSVRGVRVLPGGAAAVVTFQEVEAARRVLQRPHRVQDVALALAPHCPFLEALGGDAAPTASESPPTATAALPAPAPASPGVATGPGEPPAAAPTGDEDEDEDEDEDEDEEAAGHGQHPEAAPAWSVQDEALVPAEPGALRFLQRHYGDLVGSIPEVTLQVLHGRDVTGVRVSGETGRCGAAAEFLRSLLGAARPHAVTLRFPGIARFLRDEDGQSLVQQLESRFQCVIDLDGVTWSPPDPQPELAELLPPSCRRDPPPAAPRSRHPDPLGDNGNGLRSNIEEIKELLATLRVDGAPTVQPGDIPGVEQDPEAESPAAAAGEGTGGPPASRRGAEEEEEEAQMLLAIQRSMDNTRREEEELERATALSLRSYRREEEEEEEDAGLLAALEASLEEALPAADAARVTIFSSCEETAAAAQRELERALEERLRAQEVASERLRALPGSCRRCLSVLQRRHAVRLSLAGGTATLRGFAGYPAAAARDLELLLRRLPAPEPPPGACWVRWDPSGTAVPYPAGAAALLEGAWLRQERRLELLLDGRPLTVDLVRMEEREGGGARAVAVSRSCPPAESARCLLGPEAPGLEEEEEEVRLMPLAEGSEEFRDTTRHFYETLGQLRGQIGVVKVERLIHPLLYRRYQLRKGGMEAARAGAAGERVLFHGATEASSRQICLHGFNRSFCGENDTLYGLGVYFAAQAAVAVQERHSPRGPHGNKFVFVAKVLAGEYAAGGRGLRAPPLREKAGPPLRYDSVVDDPQRPGIFVIFSDSQAYPQYLITCRWHGDPP
- the GRINA gene encoding protein lifeguard 1 isoform X1, producing MSHEKSFLVTGDGGFPGQQPTAPPAYAQPPYPPAPYPPQPQFAPAPYNPPGFPQGPGAYPPPGPYPPPGPYPPGPYPPPGPYPQGPYAQPPYAQPQPMVPGDQDSGAWSLPGPWRRGLVVIRVAPLHSTYHEDGPPSYYDNQDFPTAHWDDKSVRQAFIRKVFLVLTLQLSVTFAFVAVFTFVKGVKGFVQRNVWTYYVSYAVFFISLIVLSCCGDFRRKHPWNLVALSILTVSLSYMVGMIASFYNTDAVIMAVGITVVVCFTVVIFSLQTKYDFTSCRGVLVVCLVVLVVFSILCIFIRNRIMDIVYASLGALLFTCFLAVDTQMILGNKQLALSPEEYIFAALNLYTDIINIFLYILAIIGRAKE
- the GRINA gene encoding protein lifeguard 1 isoform X2; protein product: MSHEKSFLVTGDGGFPGQQPTAPPAYAQPPYPPAPYPPQPQFAPAPYNPPGFPQGPGAYPPPGPYPPPGPYPPGPYPPPGPYPQGPYAQPPYAQPQPMVPGDQDSPLHSTYHEDGPPSYYDNQDFPTAHWDDKSVRQAFIRKVFLVLTLQLSVTFAFVAVFTFVKGVKGFVQRNVWTYYVSYAVFFISLIVLSCCGDFRRKHPWNLVALSILTVSLSYMVGMIASFYNTDAVIMAVGITVVVCFTVVIFSLQTKYDFTSCRGVLVVCLVVLVVFSILCIFIRNRIMDIVYASLGALLFTCFLAVDTQMILGNKQLALSPEEYIFAALNLYTDIINIFLYILAIIGRAKE